A stretch of Nilaparvata lugens isolate BPH chromosome 12, ASM1435652v1, whole genome shotgun sequence DNA encodes these proteins:
- the LOC111049790 gene encoding LIM domain only protein 3-like, which produces MVMRAKSNVYHLECFACQQCNHRFCVGDRFYLCDNKILCEYDYEERLVFANMAYNPTSLAHIRSQQETI; this is translated from the exons ATGGTGATGCGAGCCAAGAGCAACGTCTATCATCTCGAGTGCTTCGCCTGTCAACAGTGCAATCACAG GTTCTGCGTGGGAGATCGGTTCTACCTGTGCGACAACAAGATCCTGTGCGAGTATGACTACGAGGAGAGGCTGGTATTCGCCAACATGGCCTATAACCCCACCAGTCTCGCGCACATCAGAAG